The Halalkalicoccus subterraneus genomic sequence GCGCTGCCGACGCTCGGGGCTGGCCTGCTGCTTTTCGTCCTCATCGCCGCCGTCTTCGAGCGGGTGAGCAAACTCGCACTCTTCGCGTCCGTACTCGTGCTCAACCCGGTCGCGAAGTGGGGCGTCTACGCCGCGAGTTTCTGGCTCGGGACCCTCCTGCTCGGTCCGGCTCCGGGGGCTCGCCGCTCGGACGTGTCGTTTTCGGCCGGCCCGGAGATCGCGACCCGGCTGTTGCTCGGCAACGCGATCCTCGCGGTGGTGTTCACGGTCGTCGGCTACCTTCTCGCGCTCCGGTTCGTCCGTGCGTGCCGACGACGCGATATCGAGGCGGCCGAACTCCTCCCTGAGGAACTCTCGGAGTGACTCGGGAGGGGAACGAAGCCGACGGAGTTGCCGATGCCGGCGGAGCGGGCCGCCGACGTCGGGTCGTAGGAGGACTGATCGCGAGTGTGCAGTGGTTTCGTGCCGGTACGTGGTTGGCGAGCGATGCGATGGGTCGGCCTGTTTCGAGTCCGTGTTCGATATCGTGTGCTGGCAGCGATGCGTTCGTCGGTCGATGCCACAGGGTCGACCCCGCCATATCCCGGTCGGGGCTGGTGCGCATGCTATGCTATGACATGGCTTGTAATAAGTCTTCTGCGGGACGGTTCCACTCTGGGGTGGCGAGAGGCCAAGTGTCATACGGGGACGATTACGGAGGGGGACTCTCACCGACCCAGTCGTCGTCCTCGATTCGGGGCGTTCCATCCGGGTGGCCGAACGCCCGCCACAGTTCCGAGAGCACCGGTTCGATCCCGTCGAGCACTGCCGAGCGCTCGCGGTCGGTGATCGAGAGCGTCCCGACCCGTGTCGAATACCGATCAAACCCGAGCGCCGGGGCGTCCTCGATCCCGTCACCGGCATCCAGCCGGGCGTCAGCGGCGTCGAGCAGCGACACCCAGACCGACGCGGTCGCCGAAAACCCCATCGTCGAGACGTGCGCCAGCGCCTCGCGGGTCGCGGCGACGACGGCGGCGTCGGAACCAGGTTCGTCCCCGTTCCCGACGGCCCGCATGGTCAGCGTTTCCCCGATACGCTCGAACAGCGCGGTCGTGACCGCCTCGTAGAGCCCGTCGGTACGCAACAGCCCGTAACCGGTGTACTCGTCCTCCATTCGGCGCTCGTAGGCGATCTTCAGGTCGGTCCGCGCGTCGACCGCGGTGGCCCCGCCCCCCGAAAGGGTGACCGGATCAGGGAGGTCGCTCGAAGCCCGACGGCGCTCGGTCGCGAAGATCCCGTTCGGAACGACGTGGAGCGCGACGATCGGTCCTTCGGGGAGGTCTGCGGCCTCCTCTCGCCTGTTTGCGATCGCGTCGAGACGCTCGTCGCGCAACTCTTCGAGAACCACGAGGTGGTCCGTGTCGAACCCGAGGTTGATGTCCAGGTGGTGTTTCGCCAGCCCCGGCGCGGTGTTGTAGAGCTCGCCGATGAGGTCCTGACGGTGATAGAGCCGGAGCCGCCAGCCGTACTCGCGGGCGATCTCGTCCTCCATGTCGAACTCCTGGAGGCCGGTCACG encodes the following:
- a CDS encoding DUF2062 domain-containing protein, with the translated sequence MLRERLSSYRAGIEAEFEAISAEGHPPHDIAASFAVGVFITALPTLGAGLLLFVLIAAVFERVSKLALFASVLVLNPVAKWGVYAASFWLGTLLLGPAPGARRSDVSFSAGPEIATRLLLGNAILAVVFTVVGYLLALRFVRACRRRDIEAAELLPEELSE